The genome window AATTTCATTTCCTTCTCTAGAAATCAAAAGAATAGAACAATTGTGATAATTTGAAAGCTTGTTACTGGACACCTATTCAAAATATCATCTAAAGATGCAACCCTAAACAGAAAGTTATGATCAACCCCTTTCTAGAGTTCATGCTACCACTGAAAAGAGGACAATCTCTTAGCagggaaagaaaagagattGTTCTAAAAGCATTCAACCGCATATCCTAAAAGAAGTTTGAAGCAAATCTTTGGAAACATGACTGCACAAGCTTTTGCTGTTTCAAACACCATTTTCTTATTCAAAAAGACACTCAAATCTAATTTCTTGACCCCTACAAACAAACACTTGTGGTTAGCAATGGCAACAGGGCAGGATGGGGCAATGTTGGATTAGGGATACCCCATCTTCACCTTGTTTCCCCCTTCGGAGTGGGAGAATCACATGCGGGGTGGGAGCAGGCAGCTCTGGGGTGAGATGGGTCAGTTGTGGAAGTATTAAGAGAGAGCACATGTTTTGGAGGATGAAAATAGAATAcatataaaaaagtaaattttatatatatatatatatatatatatatatttatttatatatccTCACATTTGAGTAAAACCCGTCTCACTCCCATTGTCATCCCTACTTGTGGTGCCAATAAGTTATAAGTCAACTGGTACTTCCTCTTACCATAATAATGTAGTGAAGGATGAAGTTATGAATTCAAGACGCATTgggcatgtgtaacttaccaaatattttatatatatatatatatatataaaaaataaaaaaaaaaaaaaaaagaaaaagaaaaaagaaaaacccactTATGGTGCACCTTAAACCTTTTCTCCCCTAGAGACCTTATAAACTTTGTCCTATAGAACAGATCAAAACTCTTATGTCTTAAATCCACATTAAAAATAACATCTTGaaccaaaaatgaaataaacctTCCCTGCCATTAACATAGCCAACCACCatcaattggaaaaaaaaaaaaaaaaaaaaaaaaatgaagcgaGGACAAGACAACCACATATTTGTGAGAATAGAGAAAATCCTCAAGATCTCATTGATACAAACATCCTGTAGAACAAAGGTTGGAAGATCTCTTATTTTAGACCTTCGTAGCTAAGGACCTCTCctctttttctaataaaattcagtattatttattatttaaaaaaaaaaaaaaactaaatccaAGTCTTAGATGGAATTCTAGAACCAAGATGGGATTTCTCATACCAATTAGGGGAGGGAGGAAAGAATTCTATTACATCTATGGCATTAgaaaagttcttcacttcagaCCAAACGAAACTAAAGCACCTTAAAGCACTTCCCTAAGACTAAAACGTTTGATCAACTCAGGCCAATGGTCTATCGCCTAAATGGCACTCCATGCCAGCTTGTGGTGAGAGATCTTGGGTTCTATTACACAAAGGGGGCGTTTGGTTTGCTTTGATGTACCCTTGATGTGATGCACATTACGATGATGTGACATTaagatttttagtttattttattttttctaacattaccataatctaaaattacaaaatatattacatCACCTTAATCTCATCACCTTCCTAAACAATGTAATGTTGTATTCTTGTATTAAGATTACATTAATATAAGATTACAATAATGTAAAATTACGGTGTACTGTAACATCAAGGCAAACCAAACGCTCTCAAAGTGTTTTGAGTCAGTCCACCAAGCAAAGAAGAAATGTTTGATCTAGTTAGGAAAACCATCTAATGTTTATGCCCCCAATGCACCAgatcttttttgataaattgttATAACAAGTGGAGGAaaggggatttgaaccttggtTCTCCTTATAAAGGATACCAATCAACACCGccgagctacaaggctcttggcaccCCATGCACCAGATTGTAATGATGCTGCATTCACATTGCTGAAACAAAGACTAGCATTTGTCAGCAACTGACAGAACACAGGGCCAAAGTCAGTTTAGCTTAGTTCCCTGAAGCATTAAAATATATCTATCCAAATTAGTCATAGAAAGCAAATTACTCAAATATTTCACCCTCAAATACACATGATTTAGAACCCTTGAATCTCCCAAACTATTCCAAGAACATTAGGATAATAATGTCTATTAAAAGGCATGTAATCACAACACGAGAAGAATTGACAAGATTGTAAACTTTAGTTTTGTTAGTGTcagaacaaaattaaatataaacatacaGCAGAATTTATAAGATGCCTCCAGTCAAATTGGACAacaagtgaaaatgaaaattcttcAGAGGAGAAGATGATATAAATCAAATTTATAGTCCATGGAATAGCTAAAATGCACTGGTCCTCTTTGTAGCTCTTTGGATTGATTACATGCACCAAGTATCAAGTCATTGGGTTGAGAGCTTGTGAGAGAGAGCAATGAGAGAATAGCTAAAatgcaaataaaaattatgagactaagggtctgtttggatagaacttattttgctgaaattgaaaactgaaaacactgtggcaaaataatttttaaatatgtgaatagtgatatggaactcatttttaatgaaaagattgctgaaaaatgtaatttgtgaGACCCGTAAACAATATATGAAAACACTGTCCATAGCTGACTTGTCAACAATTACCGGCtgaacagaaaaaagaaaaaaagaaaaaccagctgaacaaaaaaaaaaaagagagaaaacgcAACATTGAAAACGCAGACTTGAGATAATCtctatccaaacacatactAAGTGTGAGTTTgaatactgcttattttgctgaaaactaaaaactgaaaacaataaaaaaataatttttggattACTTTTCACACCAAAAACACTGTTCATTTACCTATTTGCACTGTTTATGGGATAGGCGCtggtttaaaaaaaacaaaaaaaagggggcaaAAACGCGTCTCAATCCAAACACTCTCTAAGATGTCCTCAAATTCTTTAGTGACCCAAGAACAAAGGTCTAGAATAATGcaagaaagagggaaaatgTTGCATCTAATTCAAGCCTTTATTTACTACAAAACATGTAAACTCATATTCTACAATTCTGTTTTAGACTTGTTTACATACATTAAGGATTTCTTCCATTACTGAATCTTCAATCAGCAAAAGATTCTGATatgaaaatgaacaaaaatgaCAATTCAAGTTTTAGGCAAAGAGGgtcctaattttttatttatttataggtaATTGTACTTTATCAAATCTAAAAAGACgtatacaggaagtatacaGAGGTTtagaaaacaaaaggaaaccaaagaaagaaaggaaagctATAAGATTAGTGACTTAAGTTCAATGAGTCTAAGAACTCCATCAAAGAGGAGGCTGAGAGAGTAAAAGAGGGCAACAGCAACTCATAAAGAGTTTTCAGGAAGAGAAACTTGAGATTCAGCACAGATAGCTCCTTCCCCTCAAATTTCCACTGATTTCTTTCTCTCCAAATGCACCCAGAATACAAGCAGTCCCTGCCCCCCATACAGTTCCATACCTACGGCACCTCATCACTCAACTCCAAGAATCCAGCAATTCATTGACTGAATTCAGCATTACCCAAACATTGTATAATGTAGACTACTAAAACATTGTATAGTGTAGGCTACTACATCTTCTCTGTCCATGTTTAGCTATTTCACAAGCATGAATATGGAGATgacaaaaaaagtttttgactTTCAGCCAAGGTTCCTCTTTGAATGTAAGAGAAGCTAAGCAGGAAATATTTAATCATATATGCCAAGAAATAAACTATATCTCTGAATTCCAACCCATATTTGAGTAATTCTATTCTGATTTTTAGAAGAACAACAAATatatgtgcttttttttttggggggggggggggagtaaGTAACGCACACACAATTacagacacagagagagagagagagagagagagagagagagagttacttGGGAGTTAATGTAGTTCAATGACGCATGATGCGCAAACTGCAATATGGGTTCACCAGCAATGCAAGAAGTAGACAATACAGTAAGCTAATATTCGAGAGCTTCATTTATAAGATCAcataatgcatggacatgtcaaataaagaaaattcttaAGACTGCAAGTTTGTACCTGCGGATTTTGAGCAACCAGACCTCCAACCGCGTCTCTTTTTGCAGAAGAATCTCCACCCCTAGCAGACCCTTTGGAGTCACCCTAATGGAATTCATGGTTAACCAATAATGTTATTCCTAATCTTACATGAAAAACTTTATAACTCAAACTTAACCAAACCAAGTGACTTCATAATTAACTGTAGAAAAGTGGGTTGACTTACTTCTAACTGTGACGCCGTGATCATCCCAATCCCAATGAAATCCATCATACAAAGAACGAAAGAAAAACTCAATAGATTGAACAGACAGAGAATAACAGTACATAATCTCAATTGGTCTCAATAATTCGTATAAATAAAAGTTTGATTATATCCACATTTCATCCATATTTTTTGACAACTAGAACATACAAGTCAATaattcaaatcaaatcaaatcctttgaatcaaacaaaataaaagcatacactaaagaagaagggaaaaaaacccaaattcatTTACCTCCCTATACCTAGCTAGGTAAACCTTCAGGGGTTCGATATAGTCCTCGAACCCTAACGTGGCCATTGCCCACAACAAATCATCACCATTAATGGTCTTCCTCTTCTCCTTCTGGCACTTATCGCTCgctctatacacacacacaaatcacgaaaaaaaaaatttcaaaaccctagaaaatcaaacaatcaCAATTCACATCTCAATTTTCAAAACACGAAAACCGAATCAAAACGACGAAAGGAACGAATTACAGACTCGCTAGTGATGAAGCTGATGAATTCAGAGACGCATTCTTGCATGGTGTCCTTGGCGTCCTTAGCGATCTTGCCATTAGCCggcaacgccttcttcatgatCCTGCTTATGTTGGCGATCGGCAAATACCGGTCCTGCTCTCGCACCCCGCCCGTCGAGCGCGGGCTCTGCTCTCCGCCGCTGTCGTGGCTCCCGCCGGCCGGACTCGTCGGAGCCTCCGCCATTCCACGCTCGcagcaaaaattcaaaaccctagaacaGATCACTGCATTCACACattccaaaaacacacacacacacacacacaataataAAATTCAGCAATCTGATTCTATACACAAAACACTCCAATACAAATACATAGGTGTGGAGATGTGAAACCCTAGGTCCGCCATGGATGgagatttagagagagaaagagaggttagagagagagagagagagaggtacctGAAGTGGTTTTAGTTAGTTTTGTATTTGGCGCGcgttgaagagagagagagagaggagaggagaggaggGAGGGGTTGGATTGGtggaattgaaattttattttatttataaaaacaaaaggattTTAAGGGGGAGAGAGTGATCGGACGCTGgagaagatagagagagaatgagaatgagaaaaagagagagtttgatCAAAGAGGGAGAGCTTTTTGGCTTTATGCTTATCACTACCGTtcgttgctttttttttttttttttttttttaatttattttcttaaatgtattttcctttttgaacATGTCAAATATAGGTATAGGAGAAAcaacatttgaaaaataaaaataaaaatcctatatattttttttataagaaaaatccTATAGTTTTATTCTTTGAATATACTTTAAACCACATATACTAAAATGGGATactctttaaagtttaaattgaATACTTAcacaaatatacaaaaaaaaaaagtacagttTTAATATGTTCTAAGAATAAAAttatggggtttttttttaatgaactttCTCTCAAAATATACTAGTTCAttcaattgataaatttttttttttttttaataatctatagactatataaaaaattaattagtattttgatATGATGGTAAATAGTGTTATCATAGAATGATtcaaaattctatatatataaatatatatatatatatatataaaatcaaatatacATTACTATTTTTCAATTACGCTTTTTACTAGTATATATTTTGGAAGATTTGTATAATACTAGACCCATCACATAGCACACGCGCTTTGTGtgtgcaataattttttttagattagtgttataatgtttaaaagtgatatataaataattgtgtatattttttttttaaagaaaaaagtaaggtaATGtggaataatatttaaaaatgagacAGAGATAATGTCCTAAATTTTAGggtaaatgaagaagataaaagaaaaagcctaaaatttaggaaaaataaattactcttttaactagtttgtgttttttagtttaaaattatttaactaaaagataggggtattttagagagtttaagaatttgtataaaagtattttaatacCCAAAATGTTGAAATCCAAATAGGGAATCCtgttattaatagtatagatttaattatatgttatatttgggttcatttaaaaaaaatagatatgaaCCTTATTGCTTTGTAGATTTTGAACCCAAATATCTTATATTTAAGAAAagctttactaattttttttttagggaaaaaaagttTTATGGAATACTAATTGAATTAACTGAAACTCACatattggttcaattttttattgttaatatGCATGTAATATGATAATGAAATTCAAAGAATAGTTATGGATATTCTCAGTTTGATTGCTTTTTAAGATTGTGTTAATCAAATAGGCAGTACCTAAGGCTAGGACACAAAGTGGGGGATTCACTAACCATTTAGCAAGTTTAAGCCATAAAGGATGTTTCGTTATTTGGTTGTGCAATAGGTAGAGAGCCTAGAATGGGTATAGAAAACAAATGATATATAGGACAAGCACCACCAAGGCCAACTGGCTGTAGTTCAGAATGCCAACTTTGTCTAAAGAAGGTTTTTGAAGTTAAACTAAACAATATTTAGAGAAAGATATATTAGCTACTTTGAAATGGGTGTgtgtgaaaaataagaaaagaaagtgatcggcataagagagagagagagcattgtTGAATGAGACATCTCACTGGAATCGAATATCCAGAACAATTCTAGGACAAGTCTACAACCCCTCCCACTAACATTTGGGAAGGGTTAAcactacaagtctacaaccaCCGATATGTAAGTCAAGGCTGCTAAGACGCTAAGCCAGAAGAGTATTGCTATggaaacaacaaaaattcacaacattctCAAAATTAAcatactaaaaaatttaaatagaagATTGTGATGGACCCATGTGTGAGTTGGCATACTAGTTTAAGAatgttgtgacattttgttataTCTTTGGCATTGCTCAAGCTTGAATCCTTTAACATTAGCAAGCCACGCAGGCTCATTCACAACCCTATCAATTTTCTCAAGCTTTATGTGGTTTTATTTGATCCACAAAGTGCAAGATATTTTAGAGCTCCTCCACCTAGCAAAATTTAAGAAGTGGTGGCATTAGCATTGGACTAGCGTATAAAATGCATGAGCTACGAGAAAGTGTCTCTTTCTATAGAGCGGGCCTCTCACAAAGAGAGGGTGTTAAGTTAAAAAAACACCCATCATTATCATGTAGGTAGTATACAGAGAAAATTCACAACATACATCATAGTACCCTCACCAAACGTTCAAATATTAACCAAGGACAACTAATGGCAAATGTAAAAATCCCTGGTCCATCACAAGCAGTCCCAGCGCACAGACAAAGAAGCAGGACTCTCACATGTTTGGTGCGGTTGGAGCTGAAAAGGGCACTAGACCCTTTATAGACTCGAAATTTACATACTGGTGTAGACAGTGGCAATCAAGTCCCTCACTCCTTCCTAGCAATGTGGTCCAATGTGTGCTTGAGAATATCAAAAGGTAAACAATAATGCTCCACCTTTCATACAGCATCACATAACGGAAAACCTTCTAGAATTACTCTCTCCATGATCTCTTTCtgtacaagaagaagaagaatgatcATTTCATTGTCTCTCCatgtttttttgaaaagaataagaaaacatGGACATATAGAGCTTAAATGATGGTCCATAGTTTCAATTTCCAGAAGGTTTTTCTTACTTATCTATCCCTGTACCATTGTACATTCAACAGTTGCACAGATAAATACACTTTTATGGACAGTGCAAGTAACAAAGAATATACATGCTCACCTGAATTAATGCGGTGATCATCCCAGGAACATCCTGCATTCCTgcttttaattcaaaataaaacaatcaTGAAAAAATCAGCAACTCACAGCAGCTCAAAGCTCTAAATCTAGTTAAACTCTTAGAAATTCACACACCTTGAATTGCTTCTCTTCCCATGATATCTCCTCCTGAGTTTTTGAAATAATTGATTCCCAAGAACTTGGAACTAAAATTGTCTCCATATGTTGCAAAAGCCTCAAGCTATCTGT of Quercus lobata isolate SW786 chromosome 8, ValleyOak3.0 Primary Assembly, whole genome shotgun sequence contains these proteins:
- the LOC115958488 gene encoding nuclear transcription factor Y subunit B-1-like, yielding MAEAPTSPAGGSHDSGGEQSPRSTGGVREQDRYLPIANISRIMKKALPANGKIAKDAKDTMQECVSEFISFITSEASDKCQKEKRKTINGDDLLWAMATLGFEDYIEPLKVYLARYRELEGDSKGSARGGDSSAKRDAVGGLVAQNPQFAHHASLNYINSQFADAEG